The Listeria swaminathanii genome segment GATGCAATGAACGGTGACTTAGTTTTTGCAACAATTACGAAACGTAAAGGCGATAATTTGGCAGAGGGTACGATTAAGAAAATTGTCGAACGGAAGACAACGCAAATTGTTGGAACTTATATGGAAGATTTAGCAGGTATTCCGATTGTGATGCCAGATGATAAACGTCTTTTTGGTGAAGTAGAAATCGATTTAGAAGATGGCTTAAAACCGGTAGACGGGCATAAGGTTATCGTTGAATTAACGGAATATGCAACGGGAAATACTCGTGCTCGAGGTGTTGTTAAGTCAATTATTGGGCACCGTAATGACCCGGGAGTGGATATTTTATCGATTATTCATAAGCATGGTATTTCGATTGGTTTCCCAGAAGAAGTAATGGAGCAAGTAAGTAAAGCACCAGATGTAGTTGATAGTTCGGATATTGGGAATCGCCGCGATTTGCGCGACCAAATGATTATTACGATTGACGGGGCTGATGCCAAAGATTTAGATGATGCTGTTACGGTGAAACAACTTCCGAATGGCAACTGGAAACTGGGTGTTCATATTGCGGATGTAACGCATTATGTGACAGAAGGCTCGCCACTTGATATCGAAGCGCAAGAGCGTGGAACGAGTGTTTATTTGGTTGACCGGGTAATTCCGATGTTGCCGCATAAACTATCGAATGGTATTTGTTCGCTTAATCCAAAAGTAGACCGTTTTACAATGAGTTGTGAAATGGAAATTGATGAAGATGGTCATGTTGTTAATCATGAAATTTTCGAGAGCATTATTAAAACAACGGAACGGATGACTTATACAGACGTAAATGATATTTTAGTTGAAAATGACGAAGCTTTACGTGAAAAATATGCGCCGATTGTTCCGATGCTTGAAGCAATGCAAAATTTAGCAGAAACGCTTCGTCGTAAACGTGAAAAACGTGGCGCGATTGATTTTGATTTTAAAGAAGCTCGTGTGGTGGTTGATGAAGACGGGCATCCAGAAGCGGTCGTTATGCGCGAACGTTCAGCGGGAGAGCATTTAATTGAAGAATTTATGCTTGCTGCGAATGAAACTGTTGCAGAACATTTCCACTGGATGGATGTACCATTTATCTATCGTATCCATGAAGATCCAAAAGAAGACAAGTTAGCGCGGTTCTTTGAATTTATTACCAATTTTGGTTTGATTGTCAAAGGGACTGCTAATGATATTCACCCAGCGGCTTTACAACAAGTACTAGAAGAAGTAAAAGGTAAGCCCGAAGAGATGGTTGTTTCGACGGTTATGCTTCGTTCGATGCAACAAGCAAAGTACGATACAGTGAGCGCCGGACACTTTGGCTTGTCCACTGATTTTTATACACATTTTACTTCACCAATTCGTCGTTACCCGGATTTAATCGTTCATAGGCTGATTAGAGAGTATTTAATCAACGGTGATGTTCGTCCGGAAACGCTAGAAAAACGTGCTGAGGAGCTTCCTGAGATTGCTGAACATAGCTCAAAAATGGAGCGTCGTGCTGTAGAAGCAGAACGCGAAACTGACGAACTGAAGAAAACAGAATTCATGGTCGACAAAGTGGGCGAACGTTTCATCGGAATCATTAGTTCTGTAACCAATTTTGGTTTATTTATCGAACTGCCGACAACGATTGAAGGTTTAGTCCATGTGAGCGCAATGAAAGGCGATTACTTCAAATTTCACCAAAATCAGTTAGCGATGATTGGCGAAAGAACAGGCCAAATTTATCGTATCGGTGATGAAGTGGAAGTAGAAGTAACGAAAGTCGATGTGGATGCGCGTGAAATTGATTTTGCGCTTCGTAGTGAAGGTAAACCAGGTCCAGTGAGCGATAAACAAAAACGCCAACGTGAAAAACCGATGGATAAAACGAGAAACTTCAAGAGTGGCTCAAAAAATAATCGTAATAAGCGCAGAACTGGTAAATCAGAAGACGTGAAACAAAAAACAGAACGCAAAGAAGACGAATGGTATACAAAACCTAAAAAGAAAAAGAAGAAAAAGCCTTTTTATCAAGGTGTAGCAAAAGAAAGCCCGAAGAAGAAAAAACGTCGCTAGAAAGGATGGGGAGTTATGCCAAAAGGTGATGGTAAACTAGTCGCGCAAAATAAAAAAGCGCGCCACGATTACGCAATTGAAGAAACTTTTGAGGCTGGCATTGTCCTGCAAGGTACTGAAATTAAATCCGTTAGAAATGCGCGGGTAAACTTAAAAGATTCCTATGCACGTATCGACAAAGGGGAAATTTTCTTACACAATATGCATATTAGTCCTTATGAACAAGGGAACCGCTACAATCATGATCCACTAAGAACGCGCAAATTGCTTTTACATAAGAAGCAAATCAGCCGTTTAATTGGAGAAACGAAAGAGTCCGGTTATTCGATTGTTCCACTAAAAATGTATATTAAAGATGGCTACGCAAAAGTACTCATCGGTGTAGCTCGAGGTAAAAAGAAATACGATAAACGCCAAGACTTAAAACAAAAAGAAGCAAAACGTGATATCGAACGCGCCTTTAAAGAGCGCCAACAATAAAAACCTAAATCTAGTCATTCAACCAAACGTTGAAGAAGCTAGATTTAGGCTTTTTTTATAGGTCGATTTTTATACATTCATTTAAAGCGAGATTGTCATCAGGAAGAAAGTAAGCAATTTCATTTTTAATGCCGTTAAGTATGCGTTCTTCTTCAAGAAATTTGGCGACCCGAAGCGCTCGTTGCATAAAACGTTTGCCATCCTGTTCTTGCCCTAGTTTATAAAGAACAATGCCTTTCTTCGCAATCGCCATACAAAATTGCAGATAATAGTGGTTATGTTTCGCGATTTTGATAGATTGTTCAATATAATGTAAAGCCAGCTCGTATTTTTCGTCGAGGATTAAATAAGTTGCCCGATTAACATGAAGTGAAATTTCAATCGGAAGGGTCGGATGCAAATAGCGATATTTTTTCAATTGTTTAATCAAGCGGTTAACGATATGCTGAGCTGTTTCATTTTCAAAGATAAAAAAGATATTTCTTAAAATCAAAATATCATTCCAAAATAATTCATCAGCTTTCGAAAGTCTTTCCCAAATATACGTGACTTTCTCTCTAGCAAGTTCAAAATTATGTTCACTTTCGACTAATAAAATTCCTTCCAAAGAAGCTTTAATATCGGAAATAAACGTATCCGTATGGTTCGCTAAATAATCGTCGCATTTGGAAATAACATCGAGTAAAATATCTGTTTCAGAAGAAGTAATAATCTTGGAGTATAAATAAAGGATATTTTCTTTTGGCGAGGGCGTAAAATCCCGTTTCACAAATTCAAATTCCTCTAAAGTCATATTGAAATTCAGTAAAAGTTGAATAAATCGGTCCATACTAGGTGTGATTTTGTTGTTTTCGATCTTTTGATAATTAGAACGACTAAGTGCATCTGTACAAGCTTCTTGTTGCGTGAGATTTTTACTTTTTCGAATGAATTTTAACGTATCACCAACAGTTTGCATAAAACACAGCTCCATTTGTTCAAATTTGATGTATTTTGATTTTATGTAAGTCGTGTAGGTTAGAATTTCTGTATAGATGAAAAAGGAGGGAGAAGACATGTTAACTTTTTTAACAAGTGTTAATTGGTTATTCTAAAGTAGTTTAAGCAAGGTCTTCTGATAAGCGCAATTATTGTTTTTCCAGAAAGGGTGGTTTAGCATAATTGCGTTTTTTTGCGAAATTAGTAATAATATGAACGATTTTAGTTTATCTGTGAAAAAATTATAACATTATGTTACCGCTTGCACAATATAGATATTCTAAAATTAATAATTTTGCAAAATAATGTATCAAAAGTAATGTGTGTTAACAAAAGGTACTTAAGGGAGGAAAGTGAGATGAAGCGAAGAGCAAGAAAAGGTAGTTTGGTTTTTATTCTTGGGATACTGATATTTAGCTGTTTAAGCGGGTTTGGGACAAATGTTTTCGCGATGGACGGGGAATATCACTCACCGTATGGGGATGATGATTTATATACGGTTCAGCCGACAGAACGTTCACCTAGAGATCCGAAAGCTGGCGACGATGTTATTTTAAATATCACCACTTGGCCGATTGAAGATGGACAAAAAGTTTGGGTAGAGTGGACTAAGAATGGAGTCGCACAAGAAGATGTAACAG includes the following:
- the rnr gene encoding ribonuclease R; the encoded protein is MEQKQMEEKIMNLLTSAPDKTFALEDLEIEIALNNADAFKLMVKALVKLEDSGTIVRSRKNRYALPEKMDLVKGTFRAHERGFGFVLPEEKEMDDIFIPPNEVKDAMNGDLVFATITKRKGDNLAEGTIKKIVERKTTQIVGTYMEDLAGIPIVMPDDKRLFGEVEIDLEDGLKPVDGHKVIVELTEYATGNTRARGVVKSIIGHRNDPGVDILSIIHKHGISIGFPEEVMEQVSKAPDVVDSSDIGNRRDLRDQMIITIDGADAKDLDDAVTVKQLPNGNWKLGVHIADVTHYVTEGSPLDIEAQERGTSVYLVDRVIPMLPHKLSNGICSLNPKVDRFTMSCEMEIDEDGHVVNHEIFESIIKTTERMTYTDVNDILVENDEALREKYAPIVPMLEAMQNLAETLRRKREKRGAIDFDFKEARVVVDEDGHPEAVVMRERSAGEHLIEEFMLAANETVAEHFHWMDVPFIYRIHEDPKEDKLARFFEFITNFGLIVKGTANDIHPAALQQVLEEVKGKPEEMVVSTVMLRSMQQAKYDTVSAGHFGLSTDFYTHFTSPIRRYPDLIVHRLIREYLINGDVRPETLEKRAEELPEIAEHSSKMERRAVEAERETDELKKTEFMVDKVGERFIGIISSVTNFGLFIELPTTIEGLVHVSAMKGDYFKFHQNQLAMIGERTGQIYRIGDEVEVEVTKVDVDAREIDFALRSEGKPGPVSDKQKRQREKPMDKTRNFKSGSKNNRNKRRTGKSEDVKQKTERKEDEWYTKPKKKKKKKPFYQGVAKESPKKKKRR
- the smpB gene encoding SsrA-binding protein SmpB, which encodes MPKGDGKLVAQNKKARHDYAIEETFEAGIVLQGTEIKSVRNARVNLKDSYARIDKGEIFLHNMHISPYEQGNRYNHDPLRTRKLLLHKKQISRLIGETKESGYSIVPLKMYIKDGYAKVLIGVARGKKKYDKRQDLKQKEAKRDIERAFKERQQ
- a CDS encoding helix-turn-helix domain-containing protein, which produces MQTVGDTLKFIRKSKNLTQQEACTDALSRSNYQKIENNKITPSMDRFIQLLLNFNMTLEEFEFVKRDFTPSPKENILYLYSKIITSSETDILLDVISKCDDYLANHTDTFISDIKASLEGILLVESEHNFELAREKVTYIWERLSKADELFWNDILILRNIFFIFENETAQHIVNRLIKQLKKYRYLHPTLPIEISLHVNRATYLILDEKYELALHYIEQSIKIAKHNHYYLQFCMAIAKKGIVLYKLGQEQDGKRFMQRALRVAKFLEEERILNGIKNEIAYFLPDDNLALNECIKIDL